A window from Streptomyces subrutilus encodes these proteins:
- a CDS encoding cobalamin B12-binding domain-containing protein, translating into MGVTGPIRVVVAKPGLDGHDRGAKVIARALRDAGMEVIYTGLHQTPEQIVDTAIQEDADAIGLSILSGAHNTLFARVLELLKEREAEDIKVFGGGIIPEDDIAPLKEKGVAEIFTPGATTTSIVDWVRGHVRQ; encoded by the coding sequence ATGGGTGTGACCGGTCCGATCCGTGTGGTGGTGGCCAAGCCGGGTCTCGACGGCCACGACCGCGGTGCCAAGGTGATCGCCAGGGCGCTGCGGGACGCGGGCATGGAGGTCATCTACACCGGCCTCCACCAGACCCCCGAACAGATCGTCGACACCGCGATCCAGGAGGACGCCGACGCCATCGGCCTGTCGATCCTCTCGGGCGCGCACAACACGCTGTTCGCGCGGGTCCTGGAACTGCTCAAGGAGCGCGAGGCGGAGGACATCAAGGTCTTCGGCGGGGGGATCATCCCGGAGGACGACATCGCTCCGCTGAAGGAGAAGGGCGTGGCGGAGATCTTCACCCCGGGCGCGACGACGACGTCGATCGTGGACTGGGTCCGCGGCCACGTCCGCCAGTAG
- a CDS encoding esterase/lipase family protein: MALSVPLSGAALRAGALEVVVLGGHLLLYPTGVRQEKREKAVAAPPASRPPVLLLHGFTDNRSVFVLLRRALGADGLRHVEAYNYSPFTRDLRVTARHLARRVDELCERTGRERVDLVGHSLGGLVGRYFVQRLGGDARVRTLITLGTPHAGTRVAPFMDAHPLVRQMRPGSEVLAELAGPAPGCATRCVAFWSEFDAVMSPVGTARLEHPDLRVENVQVTGIGHLALPAHPAVIAAVRRTLDEPVAAPRTEVADPAPVPPTQATTPPATTAAGPPDAASVA; the protein is encoded by the coding sequence ATGGCGCTGTCCGTACCCTTGTCCGGTGCCGCGCTGCGGGCGGGCGCGCTGGAGGTGGTCGTCCTCGGCGGGCACCTGCTGCTGTACCCCACCGGAGTGCGCCAGGAGAAGCGGGAGAAGGCCGTCGCCGCGCCGCCCGCGTCCCGGCCGCCGGTGCTCCTGCTCCACGGATTCACCGACAACCGGTCCGTCTTCGTCCTGCTGCGCCGCGCCCTCGGCGCTGACGGCCTGCGACACGTGGAGGCGTACAACTACTCGCCCTTCACCCGCGACCTGCGCGTGACCGCCCGCCATCTCGCCCGGCGCGTCGACGAACTGTGCGAGCGCACCGGCCGGGAGCGGGTGGACCTGGTCGGCCACAGCCTCGGCGGGCTGGTCGGGCGCTACTTCGTGCAGCGGCTCGGCGGCGACGCGCGCGTCCGGACCCTGATCACCCTCGGCACTCCGCACGCCGGCACGCGCGTCGCCCCGTTCATGGACGCGCACCCGCTCGTGCGGCAGATGCGGCCCGGCTCGGAGGTGCTGGCCGAGTTGGCCGGGCCGGCGCCCGGCTGCGCGACCCGGTGCGTGGCGTTCTGGAGCGAGTTCGACGCCGTGATGTCCCCCGTCGGAACGGCCCGGCTCGAACACCCGGACCTGCGCGTGGAGAACGTGCAGGTCACCGGGATCGGACATCTCGCGCTCCCGGCCCATCCCGCGGTCATCGCGGCCGTCCGGCGGACCCTCGACGAACCGGTGGCGGCACCCCGCACCGAGGTCGCCGACCCGGCACCCGTCCCGCCCACCCAGGCCACCACCCCGCCCGCCACCACCGCCGCCGGACCCCCGGACGCCGCCTCCGTCGCGTAG
- a CDS encoding M23 family metallopeptidase, with amino-acid sequence MNDRPPSGQYPDPGYEDLATTNFAGESPYVSYETQGQGVNYAPYGSYETGAYDTTAWTAQDPYLSTVPAQAHPEDTTGQWDASAWTTPGADYADPSGYQAAYPQQAVSFGYDTSGEQSGHWAMPGYGTTGTETGAYDATAWNTVAETPAPAPAQPEPAYAYEHQQHGYGEQQHQQTAHEQLPHQQTAHEQAPQQELSQTYAYGAPDGYGYDAPGHDTAAGTPYAEYSETAVFEVLTDEPGPVAPPLVHDMPTQAMPVTPAAPRASRRTAAKGKAAPKAASEPKAASAAGGAGRRRTPAKRSALLTVAVPSACVMGIAGVAAASVGGLTGNDQPSEDTTTMAAPDPASVKPVAANTKLDTQLAALSADAGDFADRASRTQERIDLRLRQDEEKKKKAEEAAAKEAARPKFAIPVARHGLSANFGQAGGMWMSVHTGIDFPVSYGTPVMAATDGTVRTQFNSAYGNMAIVTSPDGTETWYCHLSSTKLRGGKVKAGEVIAYSGDSGNSTGPHLHFEVRPGGGAAIDPLPWLRSHGLDPT; translated from the coding sequence GTGAACGACCGCCCCCCGTCGGGCCAGTATCCGGATCCCGGGTACGAGGACCTTGCCACCACCAATTTCGCTGGTGAATCGCCCTACGTTTCCTATGAAACGCAGGGCCAAGGCGTCAACTACGCGCCGTACGGCTCCTATGAGACCGGCGCCTACGACACCACCGCATGGACCGCCCAGGACCCCTACCTGTCCACGGTCCCCGCCCAGGCCCACCCCGAGGACACGACGGGGCAGTGGGACGCCAGCGCGTGGACCACCCCGGGGGCCGACTACGCGGACCCCTCCGGCTACCAGGCCGCGTACCCGCAGCAGGCCGTCTCATTCGGATACGACACCTCGGGCGAACAGAGCGGCCACTGGGCGATGCCGGGCTACGGCACCACCGGCACCGAGACCGGCGCCTACGACGCCACCGCCTGGAACACCGTCGCCGAGACCCCCGCTCCGGCCCCGGCGCAGCCCGAACCGGCCTACGCGTACGAGCACCAGCAGCACGGGTACGGCGAACAGCAGCACCAGCAGACCGCGCACGAGCAGCTCCCGCACCAGCAGACCGCGCACGAGCAGGCCCCGCAGCAGGAGCTCTCCCAGACCTACGCCTACGGGGCCCCCGACGGCTACGGCTACGACGCGCCGGGCCACGACACCGCGGCCGGGACCCCGTACGCCGAGTACAGCGAGACCGCCGTCTTCGAGGTGCTCACCGACGAGCCGGGCCCCGTCGCGCCGCCCCTGGTCCACGACATGCCCACCCAGGCCATGCCGGTGACCCCGGCGGCCCCGCGCGCCTCCCGGCGGACCGCCGCCAAGGGCAAGGCCGCGCCGAAGGCCGCCTCCGAGCCCAAGGCCGCGAGCGCCGCCGGCGGCGCGGGACGGCGCCGCACGCCGGCCAAGCGTTCCGCCCTGCTGACCGTCGCCGTGCCCTCGGCCTGCGTGATGGGCATCGCGGGCGTCGCGGCCGCCTCCGTGGGCGGGCTCACCGGCAACGACCAGCCCTCCGAGGACACCACCACGATGGCCGCGCCCGACCCGGCCTCGGTGAAGCCGGTCGCTGCGAACACCAAGCTCGACACCCAGCTGGCCGCGCTCAGCGCCGACGCGGGCGACTTCGCGGACCGCGCGAGCCGCACGCAGGAGCGCATCGACCTGCGCCTGCGCCAGGACGAGGAGAAGAAGAAGAAGGCGGAGGAGGCCGCGGCCAAGGAAGCGGCCCGCCCCAAGTTCGCCATCCCCGTCGCGCGGCACGGACTCAGCGCCAACTTCGGCCAGGCCGGCGGCATGTGGATGTCCGTGCACACGGGCATCGACTTCCCGGTCTCCTACGGGACCCCGGTCATGGCCGCCACCGACGGCACCGTGCGCACCCAGTTCAACAGCGCCTACGGGAACATGGCCATCGTGACCTCGCCCGACGGCACCGAGACCTGGTACTGCCACCTCAGCAGCACCAAGCTGCGGGGCGGCAAGGTCAAGGCCGGGGAGGTCATCGCGTACTCCGGCGACTCGGGCAACTCCACCGGCCCGCACCTGCACTTCGAGGTGCGGCCGGGCGGCGGAGCGGCGATCGACCCCCTGCCGTGGCTGCGCAGCCACGGCCTGGACCCGACGTAA
- a CDS encoding ATP-dependent DNA helicase: MSSLFDDSFLADLTPSDEVPPPPEDHPAPETGADDLFGGRFDVPMSTDAYYRDGAPRPVIDPAALLDGLNTEQRAAVVHAGSPLLIVAGAGSGKTRVLTHRIGHLLSARGVHPGQILAITFTNKAAGEMKERVEGLVGPRANAMWVSTFHSACVRILRRESKRLGFTSSFSIYDAADSKRLMALVCRDLDLDPKKFPPKAFNAKISNLKNELIDDEAFADQAADGFEKTLAQAYAMYQGRLREANALDFDDIIMTTVHLLQAFPDVAEHYRRRFRHVLVDEYQDTNHAQYTLVRELVGTGYPDLPPAELCVVGDADQSIYAFRGATIRNILQFEEDYKDATTILLEQNYRSTQTILSAANAVIERNENRRAKNLWTEAGTGAVITGYVADTEHDEAQFVADEIDRLTDAGDAKAGDVAIFYRTNAQSRVFEEIFIRVGLPYKVVGGVRFYERKEVRDVLAYLRVLANPEDNVPLRRILNVPKRGIGERAEAMIDALAMREKITFPQALRRVDEAFGMAARSTNAVKRFNVLMEELRTIVDSGAGPAVVLEAVLERTGYLAELQASTDPQDETRIENLQELAAVALEFEQAREAAAAEAAEATADGTTADGTDDAAAVGVAEGAADGAGAQDGGVGAADPAGAAAAAAGPGTLAQFLEQVALVADSDQIPDEETEGTGVITLMTLHTAKGLEFPVVFLTGMEDGVFPHMRALGQTKELEEERRLAYVGITRARERLYLTRSSMRSAWGTPSYNPPSRFLEEIPAEYLQWKRTGASQKPAGPMRSGYGSGSGSGSGGGKATFGTSPESFLSSSRTKTGPSGFATRRAADKPVIALAVGDRVTHDQFGLGTVMEVRGAGADAQATIDFGDDKPKRLLLRYAPVQKL; the protein is encoded by the coding sequence ATGAGCAGCCTCTTTGACGACAGTTTCCTGGCGGACCTCACCCCCTCCGACGAGGTCCCCCCGCCGCCCGAGGATCACCCCGCTCCGGAAACGGGCGCGGACGATCTCTTCGGGGGCCGGTTCGACGTGCCGATGAGCACGGACGCGTACTACCGGGACGGCGCCCCCCGGCCCGTCATCGACCCGGCGGCGCTCCTGGACGGCCTGAACACGGAGCAGCGCGCGGCCGTGGTGCACGCCGGCTCGCCGCTGCTCATCGTGGCCGGCGCGGGCTCGGGGAAGACCCGGGTGCTGACCCACCGCATCGGGCACCTGCTGTCCGCGCGCGGCGTCCACCCCGGCCAGATCCTGGCGATCACCTTCACCAACAAGGCCGCCGGCGAGATGAAGGAGCGCGTCGAGGGCCTGGTCGGCCCGCGCGCCAACGCCATGTGGGTCTCCACCTTCCACAGCGCGTGCGTGCGCATCCTGCGCCGCGAGTCCAAGCGCCTCGGCTTCACGTCCTCGTTCTCGATCTACGACGCGGCCGACTCGAAGCGCCTGATGGCGCTCGTCTGCCGCGATCTGGACCTGGACCCGAAGAAGTTCCCGCCGAAGGCCTTCAACGCCAAGATCTCGAACCTGAAGAACGAGCTGATCGACGACGAGGCCTTCGCCGATCAGGCGGCCGACGGCTTCGAGAAGACCCTCGCCCAGGCCTACGCGATGTACCAGGGGCGGCTGCGCGAGGCCAACGCGCTCGACTTCGACGACATCATCATGACCACGGTCCACCTGCTCCAGGCGTTCCCGGACGTCGCCGAGCACTACCGGCGCCGGTTCCGGCACGTCCTGGTCGACGAGTACCAGGACACCAACCACGCGCAGTACACGCTCGTGCGCGAGCTGGTCGGCACCGGCTACCCGGACCTGCCGCCCGCCGAGCTGTGCGTGGTGGGTGACGCGGACCAGTCGATCTACGCCTTCCGCGGCGCGACCATCCGCAACATCCTCCAGTTCGAAGAGGACTACAAGGACGCGACGACGATCCTGCTGGAGCAGAACTACCGCTCCACCCAGACGATCCTCTCCGCCGCCAACGCGGTCATCGAGCGCAACGAGAACCGCCGCGCGAAGAACCTGTGGACCGAGGCCGGCACCGGGGCCGTGATCACCGGCTACGTCGCGGACACCGAGCACGACGAGGCCCAGTTCGTCGCGGACGAGATCGACCGGCTGACGGACGCCGGCGACGCCAAGGCCGGCGACGTCGCGATCTTCTACCGGACGAACGCGCAGTCCCGCGTGTTCGAGGAGATCTTCATCCGGGTCGGCCTGCCCTACAAGGTCGTCGGCGGCGTCCGCTTCTACGAGCGCAAGGAGGTCCGCGACGTCCTCGCGTACCTGCGCGTGCTGGCGAACCCGGAGGACAACGTCCCGCTCCGCCGCATCCTGAACGTGCCCAAGCGCGGCATCGGCGAGCGCGCGGAAGCGATGATCGACGCGCTCGCGATGCGCGAGAAGATCACCTTCCCGCAGGCGCTGCGCCGCGTGGACGAGGCCTTCGGCATGGCCGCCCGCTCGACCAACGCGGTCAAGCGGTTCAACGTGCTGATGGAGGAGCTGCGCACGATCGTCGACTCGGGCGCGGGCCCCGCGGTGGTGCTGGAGGCGGTCCTGGAGCGCACGGGCTACCTCGCCGAGCTCCAGGCCTCGACGGACCCGCAGGACGAGACGCGGATCGAGAACCTCCAGGAGCTGGCGGCCGTGGCCCTGGAGTTCGAGCAGGCGCGCGAGGCCGCGGCGGCGGAGGCGGCCGAGGCGACGGCGGACGGGACGACGGCGGACGGGACCGACGACGCGGCTGCGGTCGGTGTCGCCGAGGGCGCCGCGGACGGGGCGGGGGCGCAGGACGGTGGCGTCGGCGCGGCCGATCCGGCCGGTGCGGCGGCCGCGGCCGCCGGGCCCGGGACGCTGGCCCAGTTCCTGGAGCAGGTCGCGCTCGTCGCCGACTCCGACCAGATCCCGGACGAGGAGACCGAGGGCACGGGGGTCATCACGCTCATGACCCTGCACACCGCCAAGGGCCTGGAGTTCCCGGTGGTCTTCCTGACCGGCATGGAGGACGGGGTCTTCCCGCACATGCGCGCGCTGGGCCAGACCAAGGAGCTGGAGGAGGAGCGGCGCCTCGCGTACGTCGGGATCACCCGGGCGCGCGAGCGGCTGTACCTGACCCGCTCCTCGATGCGCAGCGCGTGGGGGACCCCCTCCTACAACCCGCCGTCGCGGTTCCTGGAGGAGATCCCGGCCGAGTACCTGCAGTGGAAGCGCACCGGCGCCTCCCAGAAACCGGCCGGACCGATGCGCTCCGGTTATGGTTCGGGCTCCGGATCGGGTTCCGGCGGCGGCAAGGCGACGTTCGGCACGTCCCCCGAGTCGTTCCTGTCCTCGTCGCGCACGAAGACGGGACCGTCCGGCTTCGCCACGCGCCGCGCGGCCGACAAGCCGGTCATCGCGCTGGCGGTCGGGGACCGCGTGACGCACGACCAGTTCGGCCTGGGCACCGTCATGGAGGTCAGGGGAGCGGGCGCGGACGCGCAGGCCACCATCGACTTCGGCGACGACAAGCCCAAGCGGCTGCTGCTGCGCTACGCGCCGGTGCAGAAGCTCTAG
- a CDS encoding C40 family peptidase, with protein sequence MASHRKPRQRPLSGGTVRTAAALALAGAATATVFDGTSQADPRPAPARIESEVDRLYEEAEAATERYNGAKQEADDAERALNGLRDETARRTDRLNTARSALGTLAATQYRGGSLGTAVRLALAPNPQEYLAQASFIARAGDRNAAGIAAVRRQLDEVGRLRERAAGRSSELRARRDELAGRKAQVEARLAAARQLLARLTAEERAAYEARTAGPAAAATAAAGRAEPPAPSDGSRAARAVAFARGALGKPYVWGATGPGSFDCSGLTQAAWRAAGVSLPRTTYTQINAGRRVSRDQLAPGDLVFFYSGVTHVGLYIGNGQMIHAPRPGSTVRVAPIDSMPWAGAARPA encoded by the coding sequence GTGGCCAGTCATCGAAAGCCCAGGCAGCGCCCGCTCTCCGGCGGCACCGTACGGACCGCCGCCGCCCTCGCCCTCGCGGGCGCTGCCACCGCCACCGTCTTCGACGGCACCTCGCAGGCCGACCCCCGGCCCGCCCCCGCCCGGATCGAGTCCGAGGTGGACCGGCTGTACGAGGAGGCCGAAGCGGCGACCGAGCGGTACAACGGGGCGAAGCAGGAGGCCGACGACGCCGAGCGGGCCCTGAACGGCCTGCGCGACGAGACGGCCCGCAGGACCGACCGGCTCAACACCGCCCGCAGCGCCCTGGGCACCCTCGCCGCCACCCAGTACCGCGGCGGCTCCCTGGGCACGGCGGTGCGCCTCGCACTGGCCCCCAACCCCCAGGAGTACCTGGCCCAGGCCTCCTTCATCGCCCGCGCCGGCGACCGCAACGCCGCCGGGATCGCCGCCGTGCGCCGGCAGCTCGACGAGGTCGGGAGGCTGCGCGAGCGGGCCGCCGGGCGCTCGTCCGAGCTCCGCGCCCGCCGGGACGAACTCGCCGGACGCAAGGCGCAGGTCGAGGCCCGGCTCGCCGCCGCCCGGCAGCTGCTGGCCAGGCTCACCGCCGAGGAGCGCGCGGCCTACGAGGCCCGGACCGCGGGTCCGGCCGCGGCGGCCACCGCGGCCGCGGGCCGGGCCGAGCCCCCGGCGCCCTCCGACGGCTCCCGCGCGGCGCGCGCCGTCGCCTTCGCCCGCGGCGCCCTCGGCAAGCCGTACGTGTGGGGGGCGACGGGCCCGGGTTCCTTCGACTGCTCGGGGCTGACCCAGGCGGCCTGGCGTGCGGCCGGGGTCTCCCTCCCGCGCACCACCTACACCCAGATCAACGCCGGCCGGCGGGTCTCGCGCGACCAGCTCGCCCCCGGCGACCTGGTGTTCTTCTACTCCGGGGTGACGCACGTCGGCCTCTACATCGGCAACGGCCAGATGATCCACGCACCCCGGCCCGGCTCGACGGTCCGGGTGGCCCCGATCGACTCGATGCCGTGGGCGGGCGCCGCGCGTCCCGCGTGA
- a CDS encoding alpha/beta hydrolase, producing MSLTGTPFFAAVIALTALAVVLPLAVWSKVRGPAAVRVLTRTLLVLFAQVTAVALVFVAVNRDQTFYASWGDLFGTGKYVTAAPDLGPDGLGGTKVAEAPKVRQQFQPVEGLGGRVRKTELDGKISGVKGDVMVWLPPQYDDPAFKDKKFPVVELIPGIPGTGKSWFQGLKAHEVLEPLMKNGTVQPFILVSPRAMLLGNADTGCANIPGKVNADSWFSVDVRKMVVDNFRASEEARTWGVAGYSAGAYCAAKLAIAHPDRYSAAVSLSGYNDPGQEPSSLIAQDPELRRTHNLLHVLKTTPAPPPVALWMSGAQNDGYLSGMDLKAAAKAPTSVHAEKVVGGHNLESWSKQLPQTFGWLSGTVQAP from the coding sequence ATGAGCCTGACGGGCACCCCGTTCTTCGCTGCGGTGATCGCGCTGACCGCGCTCGCCGTCGTCCTGCCGCTGGCCGTGTGGAGCAAGGTGCGCGGGCCCGCGGCCGTACGCGTCCTCACCCGTACCCTGCTGGTGCTCTTCGCCCAGGTCACCGCGGTCGCGCTGGTGTTCGTCGCGGTCAACCGGGACCAGACCTTCTACGCCTCCTGGGGCGACCTGTTCGGCACCGGGAAGTACGTCACCGCCGCCCCCGACCTCGGCCCGGACGGGCTCGGCGGCACGAAGGTGGCCGAGGCGCCCAAGGTCCGCCAGCAGTTCCAGCCGGTGGAGGGCCTGGGCGGGCGGGTCCGCAAGACGGAGCTCGACGGCAAGATCTCCGGAGTCAAGGGCGACGTCATGGTGTGGCTGCCGCCGCAGTACGACGACCCCGCCTTCAAGGACAAGAAGTTCCCGGTGGTCGAGCTGATCCCCGGCATACCCGGCACCGGAAAGTCCTGGTTCCAGGGGCTCAAGGCGCACGAGGTGCTCGAACCCCTGATGAAGAACGGCACGGTGCAGCCGTTCATCCTGGTCTCGCCGCGCGCCATGCTGCTCGGCAACGCCGACACCGGCTGCGCCAACATCCCCGGCAAGGTCAACGCCGACAGCTGGTTCAGCGTCGACGTCCGCAAGATGGTCGTCGACAACTTCCGGGCCTCCGAGGAGGCCCGCACCTGGGGCGTGGCCGGCTACTCGGCCGGCGCCTACTGCGCCGCCAAACTGGCCATCGCCCACCCCGACCGCTACAGCGCGGCCGTCTCCCTGTCCGGCTACAACGACCCGGGCCAGGAGCCCTCCTCGCTGATCGCCCAGGACCCGGAGCTGCGCCGCACCCACAACCTGCTGCACGTGCTGAAGACGACGCCGGCCCCGCCGCCGGTCGCACTGTGGATGTCGGGGGCGCAGAACGACGGCTACCTGTCCGGCATGGACCTCAAGGCGGCGGCGAAGGCCCCGACCTCGGTGCACGCGGAGAAGGTCGTCGGCGGACACAACCTCGAATCGTGGTCGAAGCAGCTGCCGCAGACCTTCGGCTGGCTGAGCGGGACGGTGCAGGCGCCGTAG
- a CDS encoding LuxR C-terminal-related transcriptional regulator, producing the protein MTEDSAVTEGRRVRVVLVDDHRMFRTGVQAEIGETERTGVEVVGEAADVDQAVTVITATRPEVVLLDVHLPGGGGVEVLRRCAPLMAAAEHPVRFLALSVSDAAEDVIGVIRGGARGYVTKTITGADLVDSVFRVQDGDAVFSPRLAGFVLDAFASTDAPPVDEDLDRLTQREREVLRLIARGYAYKEIAKQLFISVKTVESHVSAVLRKLQLSNRHELTRWATARRLV; encoded by the coding sequence ATGACGGAGGACAGCGCTGTGACCGAGGGCAGGCGGGTCCGGGTGGTGCTCGTCGACGACCACCGGATGTTCCGCACCGGGGTGCAGGCCGAGATCGGGGAGACCGAGCGGACCGGGGTCGAGGTCGTCGGCGAGGCCGCCGACGTGGACCAGGCCGTCACCGTCATCACCGCCACCCGGCCCGAGGTCGTCCTGCTCGACGTGCACCTGCCCGGCGGCGGCGGGGTCGAGGTGCTCCGCCGCTGCGCCCCGCTGATGGCCGCGGCCGAGCACCCGGTGCGCTTCCTCGCCCTGTCGGTGTCGGACGCGGCGGAGGACGTCATCGGGGTCATCCGGGGCGGTGCGCGCGGCTACGTCACCAAGACCATCACCGGCGCCGACCTGGTGGACTCGGTCTTCCGGGTGCAGGACGGGGACGCGGTGTTCTCGCCGCGGCTGGCCGGCTTCGTGCTCGACGCCTTCGCCTCGACGGACGCCCCGCCGGTCGACGAGGACCTGGACCGGCTCACGCAGCGGGAGCGCGAGGTGCTGCGGCTGATCGCGCGCGGGTACGCGTACAAGGAGATCGCCAAGCAGCTGTTCATCTCCGTGAAGACCGTCGAGTCGCACGTCTCGGCGGTGCTCAGGAAGCTCCAGCTCTCCAACCGCCACGAGCTGACCCGCTGGGCGACGGCCCGCCGCCTGGTCTGA
- a CDS encoding ATP-binding protein codes for MPAAAAPRTPHAPEPPSESAPQRRLYRSADGRMLGGVARGLAGHLGLPVIWVRLAFLGLLMFGDGLGVLLYAAFWVFVPLGVGGRTGHRSFFDTLDDGSRRLRKPDRGQVTALVALFAGAGIFISKVQLGGESGRYVWPTLLVGAGVVLVWRQADNARRAHWNAAAGRHGGLLQTARALAGVVLVGVGLTVFIVVRGSAAQLGNVLTATLAVLVGVALLAGPWLIRMTQDLSQERLMRIRAQERAEVAAHVHDSVLHTLTLIQRGAEDPGEVRRLARAQERELRNWLYRPEGTGKDEAEEPATLADAVKETAAEVEDHHGVPIEVVVVGDCPLDERLAAQVQAAREAMVNAAKYGGDGGPVQVYAEVEGRTVFVSVRDRGPGFDLDAVPDDRMGVRESIIGRMQRNGGTARLRSAPDGGTEVELEMERSA; via the coding sequence ATGCCCGCAGCCGCCGCACCCCGCACCCCGCACGCACCGGAACCGCCCTCGGAGTCCGCACCGCAGCGCCGGCTCTACCGCAGCGCCGACGGCCGGATGCTCGGCGGGGTGGCGCGCGGGCTCGCCGGGCACCTCGGGCTGCCGGTGATCTGGGTCCGGCTGGCCTTCCTCGGCCTGCTGATGTTCGGCGACGGGCTCGGGGTGCTGCTGTACGCCGCGTTCTGGGTGTTCGTGCCGCTCGGCGTCGGCGGCCGCACCGGGCACCGCTCCTTCTTCGACACCCTCGACGACGGCAGCCGCCGCCTGCGCAAACCCGACCGGGGGCAGGTCACCGCCCTGGTCGCGCTGTTCGCCGGCGCCGGCATCTTCATCTCCAAGGTCCAGCTCGGCGGCGAGTCCGGCCGCTACGTGTGGCCGACCCTGCTGGTCGGAGCCGGTGTCGTCCTGGTCTGGCGGCAGGCCGACAACGCCCGGCGCGCGCACTGGAACGCGGCGGCCGGACGGCACGGCGGCCTGCTGCAGACCGCGCGGGCGCTGGCCGGGGTGGTCCTGGTCGGCGTCGGCCTGACGGTCTTCATCGTCGTACGGGGCTCCGCGGCCCAGCTCGGCAACGTCCTCACCGCCACCCTCGCCGTCCTCGTCGGCGTGGCCCTGCTCGCCGGGCCCTGGCTGATCCGGATGACCCAGGACCTCTCCCAGGAACGCCTCATGCGCATCCGCGCCCAGGAGCGCGCCGAGGTCGCCGCCCACGTCCACGACTCCGTCCTGCACACCCTCACCCTGATCCAGCGCGGTGCCGAGGACCCCGGCGAGGTCCGCAGGCTGGCCCGCGCGCAGGAGCGCGAGCTGCGGAACTGGCTCTACCGGCCCGAGGGAACCGGCAAGGACGAGGCCGAGGAGCCGGCCACCCTGGCCGACGCCGTGAAGGAGACGGCCGCCGAGGTCGAGGACCACCACGGGGTGCCCATCGAGGTCGTGGTCGTCGGCGACTGCCCGCTGGACGAACGGCTGGCGGCCCAGGTCCAGGCCGCGCGCGAGGCGATGGTCAACGCCGCCAAGTACGGTGGCGACGGAGGGCCGGTACAGGTCTACGCCGAGGTCGAAGGCCGCACGGTGTTCGTGTCCGTACGGGACCGGGGCCCGGGCTTCGACCTCGACGCCGTACCGGACGACCGCATGGGCGTACGAGAATCGATCATCGGCAGGATGCAGCGCAACGGCGGGACCGCACGGCTGCGGTCCGCGCCCGACGGCGGCACGGAAGTCGAACTGGAGATGGAGAGGTCGGCATGA